The Alkalihalobacillus sp. TS-13 genomic interval TGCTGCTTCCTCTCTGGCCATGTTTTCGTCTTGTCTTCTGTATTTGCCCTCACCAGTTCTGTAACACGATGACCGAATGCTTTTTCAATATCATTGAATTCCAATTCTGTGTCTTCAACGGTGTCATGGAGAATACCTGCAATGATCACGTCTTCCGAAAAGCCTGCTTCTTTTAACATATTCCCGACAGCTATTGGATGGACGACGTACGGTTCACCTGATAATTTGCGTATTTGCCCTTCATGGGCTTGAACAGCATGCTGCTCTGCCTCTTTGATCCTGTTCACTTATATCCCCCTTTCAACCTTACTGATGCCCCCGCTCAGGCATCAAAACTTTTAACAGTACTAAAGTAAGGATAAGCCAAATTCCTCCAGCAGAAAAGCCTGCAATTACATCACTTGGAAAGTGAACACCTAAATAAACGCGGCTGAAACCGATTAGAAAAACAAGCGCCCAAGCAGCAACCAGAACGTACCCTGCTTGTTTTCCCTTTTTACTGAGATATGTCCATATAAGATAACCGAGGAACCCTATGAATGCCGCAGAATTCATAGCATGACCGCTTGGAAAACTGAGACCGCCTACATCGAGGAGCGGGTTATCATCAGGTCTCGTCCGATCAAATCCATTTTTCAGAAGACCATTCACCAACCGGACCCCTATAAGGTTGAAAATAAGCACCAACGCAAGCTTGATTCGTTTATTCACAAGACAATAGATACCGAGGAGAATCAGAATCGGAATCGATACATAGGCAGATCCAACATACGTGATAAAAATGAAGAAATCGGTCAACCATTCTGAGCGTATCCCCCAGACGTGCTGCATGACAGTAGTATCGATGCGTGTCAACGTATCATTCAGAAAACCAAGTACAGAAAATAAGGCTGATAATAGAATAGCAATCCACAAGGTGTAGCTGTTCCACCTGGTTGAATGCCCAAACGAGCTCTGCTTCAATACAAAGTCACTCCTCTCTCCACTTCTTATTGTATTTCACCTTTTGGACGAATATTATGCGTGAATATCACGATAACTTGGCAGATCTAAGTCTGTTGCCGTATATTCTTCAAGGGTCATTTGGCGGTCCATCAGCCGTCATGCTAAAATGCTCATAGAATGAAAATATGAAACATGGGAAAGGGACTCTTATGTCTAACAAAAACGCTGTTCCCCCTCATTTCGGGGATAAACGATACTATACATGGAACAAACATCTGAAAGATCATTTCGGTGAAAAGATCATTAAAATACCGATCGACGGAGGCTTTGATTGTCCGAACCGAGACGGAAAAGTCGCTTCTGGGGGTTGCACCTTCTGTTCCCAAAGCGGTTCAGGGGATTTCGCTGGAAAACGTCGGGATGATCTCGTCAAACAATTCAATACCGTAAAAGAACGTATGCATAAAAAGTGGAAGAAAGGTAAATATCTCGGCTACTTCCAGGCTTTTTCGAACACCTATGCTCCAGTTGATGAACTCCGTGAAAAATTCGAAGTCATTTTAGAGCAGGAAGGTGTCGTCGGACTTGCAATCGCAACACGACCTGATTGTCTGCCGGATGATGTGGTTGAGTATTTAGCAGAGCTTAATGAGCGGACATACCTCTGGGTGGAGCTTGGCCTTCAAACGGTTCATGAGGAAACAGCTGAACTCATCAACCGAGCCCACGATTACCAGTGTTATGTGGACGGCGTGCACAAACTTCGGAAGCAAGGCATTAGGGTCTGCTGTCATATCATTGACGGTCTGCCTCAGGAAACCCCAGAAATGATGATGGAAACTGCACGGGAAGTTGCAAAACTGGATGTACAGGGCATCAAAATCCATCTATTGCACTTGTTGAAGAAAACCCCTATGGTGAAGCAATATGAAAAGGGGTTAGTAGAATTCCTCGACTTCGATACGTATATCAATCTTGTATGCGATCAGTTGGAGGTGCTCCCTCCTGACATGATGATCCATCGATTGACTGGGGATGGGCCTGCCGAATTGTTGATCGGTCCAATGTGGAGCATGAATAAATGGAATGTGCTGAATTCGATTGAAGCGGAACTGGAGCGGCGTGACAGCCACCAAGGGAAGTTCTATCAGGGATTCGAGGTGTCCGCACAATGATTTTGAGACGAGTACTACCCTTTGCAAAAGAACTATTGGAAAAGGTGGTTGAGTCTGGCGGGGTGGCTGTAGACGCAACGGTCGGTAATGGACACGATACGCAATTCTTAGCGGAGCTGGTCGGAGAAAACGGCCTTGTATATGGATTTGATATCCAAGAGGATGCAATCGAAGCGACACGAAATAGATTACGGGAAAATGGGTTGGATGGTCGAGTGCGGTTGTTCCAACAAAGTCATGCTAAAGTGACAGATTGCGTGGATGATAAGTATCATGGGTCAGTTCAAGGTTCAATTTTCAACCTTGGGTATTTACCGGGAAGCGATAAATCTGTGATTACAAAACCAGCTTCCACTCTTATGGCGATTGAAGGTTTGATGGAGATTTTGATGCCAGGCGGGCTCATTGTCCTTGTGGTTTATTATGGGCATGAAGGTGGTCCGGATGAAAAAGATTCGCTGATGGCGTTTTTACACAATATGGACCAGTCAAAAGCCCAAGTCTTACACTATCAATTCCTTAATCAGAAAAACAATCCGCCCTTCGTGGTGGCGATAGAGAAGAAATGAAGAAGGGCCTGTCCCAAAAGTGTCTGAGTTCTCCAAACTTAACAACATTTTGAGAAAAGTCTTGGTTTTGATAAGAAATGTTGTGTTGGAGGTGTCTGACACTATCTATTAGGACAGTCCCTTTCCATTATCTTTATAACTCTCCCATTATTTCATGCTTTCACTTTACGATAGACCCAGCTGTTCCAGTAAAAGTAATAGGCTGACACTCCTCCTGCCCGGATCAGCTTTTTAAGGACTGTCTGTACGTCACGCTGTCCTTTTACCTTGGCATCAGTTGAATAGATGCCGAGAAGCCCTCTCGTAATCAAGGTGTGGAATTTCGAATGCGGAAGGTCTTGTGCTGAACGGTCTGCCATTTTAAAAAAGTGTAAAAGACGATCAATCATCATATCCTGATTTTCATAGTAAAAACAGAAATTGAGATCCCCGCCATCCTTGTCCTCCTGCTGATCGATCAAATAATCCATCATGATGTGGAGACCTTGGATCCATGGAAAATACCCTTCCTTCACCTTTTCGACAAGCTCGGGTTCACCCTTACCATTAGAGGCATAAGAAACGAGGCAAAAGATCCCTAACGTTGATCCGGCACATGCCGAAAATTCATACCAGCTCATTGCTGGAAGTCCCTTCTCATTTTCAGAAAACCACCGTTGCAGCCTTGGGACTCTCTCTTCGTGTGTCACATGTTTATGTATTTGCAGGTTACAGTAATGCTCCGCCAACTCAAGAAGGCCAGAGTGAATTTGTAAAAAACCAGGAAGTGCCTCAAGCACATTCTGGCATGTTTGAACAAGGTCAGGCAGATATCCGCCATCATCCTGCTCTTCACGA includes:
- a CDS encoding HD domain-containing protein, with the protein product MNRIKEAEQHAVQAHEGQIRKLSGEPYVVHPIAVGNMLKEAGFSEDVIIAGILHDTVEDTELEFNDIEKAFGHRVTELVRANTEDKTKTWPERKQHTVEFIRTAPLEVKALIVADKLDNFKSLIESYKEDGEAIWEKFKGDKEQQSWYYRSVAANALEGLTPDKIPEFFYIYKTMVERFFDNV
- a CDS encoding phosphatase PAP2 family protein, translated to MKQSSFGHSTRWNSYTLWIAILLSALFSVLGFLNDTLTRIDTTVMQHVWGIRSEWLTDFFIFITYVGSAYVSIPILILLGIYCLVNKRIKLALVLIFNLIGVRLVNGLLKNGFDRTRPDDNPLLDVGGLSFPSGHAMNSAAFIGFLGYLIWTYLSKKGKQAGYVLVAAWALVFLIGFSRVYLGVHFPSDVIAGFSAGGIWLILTLVLLKVLMPERGHQ
- a CDS encoding TIGR01212 family radical SAM protein (This family includes YhcC from E. coli K-12, an uncharacterized radical SAM protein.) → MSNKNAVPPHFGDKRYYTWNKHLKDHFGEKIIKIPIDGGFDCPNRDGKVASGGCTFCSQSGSGDFAGKRRDDLVKQFNTVKERMHKKWKKGKYLGYFQAFSNTYAPVDELREKFEVILEQEGVVGLAIATRPDCLPDDVVEYLAELNERTYLWVELGLQTVHEETAELINRAHDYQCYVDGVHKLRKQGIRVCCHIIDGLPQETPEMMMETAREVAKLDVQGIKIHLLHLLKKTPMVKQYEKGLVEFLDFDTYINLVCDQLEVLPPDMMIHRLTGDGPAELLIGPMWSMNKWNVLNSIEAELERRDSHQGKFYQGFEVSAQ
- a CDS encoding class I SAM-dependent methyltransferase, with product MILRRVLPFAKELLEKVVESGGVAVDATVGNGHDTQFLAELVGENGLVYGFDIQEDAIEATRNRLRENGLDGRVRLFQQSHAKVTDCVDDKYHGSVQGSIFNLGYLPGSDKSVITKPASTLMAIEGLMEILMPGGLIVLVVYYGHEGGPDEKDSLMAFLHNMDQSKAQVLHYQFLNQKNNPPFVVAIEKK
- a CDS encoding tetraprenyl-beta-curcumene synthase family protein, which codes for MKEAPSQPWSLMMRIYKEIIPNVHHELDLWREKAERIPNEELKTQAIASINSKTFHCEGGAIYALLSTDPVSRKEVIRFIVAYQTISDYLDNLCDRSTSLDPEDFSLLHRSMEHALTPGAPVENYYRLREEQDDGGYLPDLVQTCQNVLEALPGFLQIHSGLLELAEHYCNLQIHKHVTHEERVPRLQRWFSENEKGLPAMSWYEFSACAGSTLGIFCLVSYASNGKGEPELVEKVKEGYFPWIQGLHIMMDYLIDQQEDKDGGDLNFCFYYENQDMMIDRLLHFFKMADRSAQDLPHSKFHTLITRGLLGIYSTDAKVKGQRDVQTVLKKLIRAGGVSAYYFYWNSWVYRKVKA